The Pan troglodytes isolate AG18354 chromosome 15, NHGRI_mPanTro3-v2.0_pri, whole genome shotgun sequence genomic sequence GTTCTGCAGAGCTGTCAGTAGTTTTGACAGTTTAATCTATTATTTCCTCAAATTACTCAATGATGGAAAACATTTTAGTGTTTGTGTGTAGAAAACTGAAGAACCCACGCTGAAAAGCATTGCTATGGCCCATAATGCATTGCCAAGGAGAGTTCAAGAACTGATGGTTTGAGaatatttttgcttgtttctatGGGAACAGCTCAGGCTGGTTGAGCAACCTTACCTTTAAAGAAGATGTAATTCACCAGAGCAAAAACTGTGTCTCTGTCAAGCTCCTTGACCAAATCCACAATTTTCCCTTGAGTTCCCTTCTCCACGTAATCGTTGATCTGTTTCTTGGCCTCTTCGGTGTCCCCGAAGTTGACAGTGAAGGCTTCTGAGTGGTACAACTTTTTAACATCCTCCAAAAACTTATCCACTAGCTTCAGGCCCTCGCTGAGGAACAGGCCATTGCCGGTGGTCAGCTGGAGCTGGCTGTCTGGCTGGTTGAGGGTACGGAGGAGTTCCTGGAAGCCTTCATGGATCTGAGCCTCCGGAATCTCCGTGAGATTGAAATTCAGGCCCTCTAGGATTTCATCGTGAGTGTCAGCCTTGGTCCCCAGGGAGAGCATTGCAAAGGCTGTAGCGATGCTCACTGGGGAGAAGAAGATATTGGTGCTGTTGGACTGGTGTGCCAGCTGGCGGTATAGGCTGAAGGCGAACTCAGCCAGGTTGGGGGTGATCTTGTTGAAGGTTGGGTGATCCTGATCATGGTGGGATGTATCTGTCTTCTGGGCAGCATCTCCCTGGGGATCCTCAGCCAGGGAGACAGGGACCAGGCAGCACAGGCCTGCCAGCAGGAGGATGCCCCATGAGACAGAAGACAGCATTGTCCTGCAAGACAGAGATGGGGGGGCCAGGCCCCGAGTCAAGGCACATGATGACTCCCAGTGATCAGGGATTGACACCACGTGGAAGTGCCTAGGGATTATTAAACCAGCCTGTGCCAAGTACTTGCCGACATCAGTAACACTGAAAGAATCAGAAGAATAGCAAAATGTACGTAGTGCTTACCATAGGCCAAGCACTGTTCTCCGTGCTCACATGTGTTAATTCATTGCTTTCTTGTAACAATCCCGTGAGGTGCTAATGCTAATATCcttcttttacagatgaagaaaccaaagccAGAGAGATTAGGTCAGCTATTCAATGTCACTGAGGAAGTAGCAGAACCAGAATCCTACATCTAGGTCCTGCACCCAGGCTCTGGACAGCAACACTTACATCTTCAATGACCCTAAGATGcaaatggtacagccattgttttacaaaagaagaaaatgaggcacaagAAGAGGAATGGGCCTGCCCACGATTATCCAGGAATCGGGCCAGATCAGAATCAAGAATCATGTCAAGCTGGAAGCCCTTGGAGGGCTTCTATCTAATCCCACTATTTAGTGGCCAGGGAAACTGCTGCACAGAAGGGAAATGCATCTTGCACAATGGCAACAGCTAGAGCATGGAGGGGCTGTGATTAAACCTCCTGGGAGCTTTTCCCACCCAACACTCAGAAGGATCCTCAGCCCTTAGGGTTTTTTTCCCAATAGAGGGGGCTGTCCCCACAATGCTCTGTGGTCCCAGACACAAGAATAGGCTGATGCTCCTGCAGTCAGCTTACCTGCCATCTGGGTCACCAATGGTGTCCCAGTTCTGGGCTCTTGCTGTCAGGGGCTTTAGAGACGCTCATCTCTCCTTGAAA encodes the following:
- the SERPINA1 gene encoding alpha-1-antitrypsin, which codes for MLSSVSWGILLLAGLCCLVPVSLAEDPQGDAAQKTDTSHHDQDHPTFNKITPNLAEFAFSLYRQLAHQSNSTNIFFSPVSIATAFAMLSLGTKADTHDEILEGLNFNLTEIPEAQIHEGFQELLRTLNQPDSQLQLTTGNGLFLSEGLKLVDKFLEDVKKLYHSEAFTVNFGDTEEAKKQINDYVEKGTQGKIVDLVKELDRDTVFALVNYIFFKGKWERPFEVKDTEEEDFHVDQATTVKVPMMKRLGMFNIQHCKKLSSWVLLMKYLGNATAIFFLPDEGKLQHLENELTHDIITKFLENEDRRSASLHLPKLSITGTYDLKSVLGQLGITKVFSNGADLSGVTEEAPLKLSKAVHKAVLTIDEKGTEAAGAMFLEAIPMSIPPEVKFNKPFVFLMIEQNTKSPLFVGKVVNPTQK